A window of the Bacteroidales bacterium genome harbors these coding sequences:
- a CDS encoding tetratricopeptide repeat protein → MSKKKKDKQPEQLESVESALSRTEQFIENNQKIITTVVLVIVILVGAYLLFTRYYLQPMENEARGQMFRAEQYFARDSFNLALNGDGNYLGFLDIIEEYGITKSANLAHYYTGISYLRLGQYDNAIEHLEDFKVNDKIIEPQKYGALGNAYLEKGNHDRALDYYQEAIDSDDNAFTRPLYMSKAAFVYELEGEYQQAIELYEEIKRKYPESSQSEEADKNIARLKVLAEEQ, encoded by the coding sequence ATGAGCAAAAAGAAAAAAGATAAACAACCAGAACAGCTTGAGTCAGTTGAAAGCGCATTGTCGCGAACCGAGCAATTTATTGAGAACAATCAAAAAATCATCACTACGGTGGTATTGGTTATTGTGATTCTGGTTGGAGCTTATTTACTCTTCACCCGATATTATTTGCAACCAATGGAAAATGAAGCAAGGGGGCAAATGTTCAGAGCAGAACAATATTTCGCGCGGGATTCATTTAATCTGGCTTTGAATGGTGATGGAAATTATCTGGGTTTTCTGGATATTATAGAAGAATATGGAATAACCAAATCAGCCAACCTTGCTCATTATTACACAGGTATTTCCTACCTTCGTCTCGGTCAATACGACAACGCCATAGAACATCTTGAGGATTTCAAGGTAAACGATAAAATTATCGAACCCCAGAAGTACGGGGCACTTGGAAATGCTTATCTGGAAAAGGGCAACCATGACAGGGCTCTTGATTACTATCAGGAGGCAATTGATTCCGACGATAATGCTTTTACCCGGCCGCTTTATATGAGTAAAGCCGCTTTTGTATATGAATTGGAGGGCGAATACCAACAAGCCATTGAACTTTATGAAGAAATTAAGCGCAAATATCCGGAATCCTCTCAGAGTGAAGAAGCCGATAAAAATATAGCGCGATTGAAAGTTCTTGCCGAGGAACAATAG
- a CDS encoding 6,7-dimethyl-8-ribityllumazine synthase, whose protein sequence is MATHLRNLSDNLNQETPSASQLRFGIVVADWNSEITSKLEEGALNLLKTKGADEDHILVNHVPGSIELTLGAQLMAEYQQLDAVICLGCVIQGETRHFDYVCDSVTQGITQLNIKYNIPFIYGVLTTDNFEQARDRAGGKHGNKGEEAAGAAIRMAHLKMKLKNT, encoded by the coding sequence ATGGCGACTCATTTGAGAAATTTATCCGATAACCTCAATCAGGAGACCCCCTCCGCCTCCCAATTGCGTTTCGGTATTGTAGTAGCAGACTGGAACAGTGAAATCACGTCGAAATTAGAGGAAGGAGCCTTAAATCTTTTAAAAACTAAAGGAGCAGATGAAGACCATATTCTTGTCAATCATGTACCGGGAAGTATTGAACTCACCTTGGGAGCTCAATTGATGGCGGAATATCAGCAACTTGACGCCGTTATATGTTTGGGCTGTGTAATACAGGGCGAAACGCGCCACTTCGACTATGTATGCGATAGTGTAACCCAGGGAATCACCCAGTTAAATATCAAATACAATATTCCTTTCATTTATGGCGTGCTAACCACAGATAACTTCGAGCAGGCCCGGGACAGGGCAGGCGGAAAACACGGAAACAAGGGTGAAGAAGCTGCCGGCGCTGCGATCCGCATGGCCCATCTTAAAATGAAATTAAAAAACACTTAG
- a CDS encoding MATE family efflux transporter has product MTAKHYELGKANINSLLIKLSLPSMLAMFANAIYNLVDTIFVGRGVGSLGIGAVAIVLPIVAIVSSFAHLIGIGSATLMSRQLGAGKEKWVNRIAGNGMFLVILVGIFFCVIGEIFTDPILKTFGATPGILPYARDFARILFVGMLWFPFCVSTSNYLRAEGNAREAMYAMLVGIGVNTLLDYIFIFPMNMGIQGAALATILGKLTTFIYLIGYFTSSKSIIRIRFRHFRITKKILKPTISVGLSGFGMRSSSSVANVALNHMLGFYGGDMAIAVFGVIYKTTLFLGMPLFGLNQGMQPIVGYNFGAEKYDRILKTIRLGFTYSLIYGMIAIIIFEIFPREIFSLFTNDSALLSEGTHAMKIVLSMMWLLGISISSTGIHQAMGKPRAAFFLAILRWVILITPLIFILPRIGGLGLDGIWLAFPVADMLAAFISLRILTQTLRKNNIRIRLIPKIPLRNQNRF; this is encoded by the coding sequence ATGACAGCAAAACATTATGAGCTAGGTAAAGCCAATATCAACAGTTTATTGATCAAGCTGTCACTTCCCTCTATGTTGGCAATGTTCGCCAATGCCATCTACAACCTTGTAGATACCATTTTTGTAGGAAGAGGAGTAGGTTCACTGGGCATCGGTGCCGTGGCTATAGTGCTGCCCATTGTGGCCATTGTATCTTCATTTGCTCATCTTATAGGTATTGGTTCGGCTACATTGATGTCGAGGCAGTTGGGAGCCGGAAAGGAAAAATGGGTCAACCGGATTGCAGGCAATGGCATGTTCCTGGTTATTTTGGTGGGGATATTTTTTTGTGTAATCGGTGAAATTTTTACCGATCCCATTTTGAAAACTTTCGGTGCCACACCGGGTATTCTGCCCTATGCCCGTGATTTTGCACGCATTCTTTTTGTCGGTATGTTGTGGTTTCCTTTTTGTGTAAGTACCAGCAATTACTTGCGTGCCGAAGGAAATGCCAGGGAAGCCATGTATGCTATGCTGGTAGGCATCGGAGTCAATACACTTCTTGATTATATTTTTATTTTTCCTATGAATATGGGTATACAGGGAGCAGCCCTTGCTACCATACTGGGAAAGCTTACCACCTTCATTTATCTGATTGGTTACTTTACCAGCAGTAAAAGCATCATCCGGATAAGATTCCGGCATTTCCGCATCACAAAAAAGATACTTAAGCCCACCATCTCGGTTGGATTATCCGGATTTGGCATGCGTTCTTCAAGCAGTGTGGCCAATGTGGCCCTAAACCACATGCTGGGATTTTATGGCGGTGATATGGCTATTGCTGTGTTTGGAGTAATATACAAAACCACCCTGTTCCTGGGTATGCCCCTCTTTGGCTTGAACCAGGGAATGCAGCCGATTGTGGGATATAACTTTGGGGCGGAAAAGTATGACCGCATTCTGAAAACCATCAGACTGGGCTTTACCTACTCTCTGATCTATGGGATGATTGCCATAATCATTTTTGAAATTTTTCCCCGTGAAATTTTTTCACTGTTCACAAACGACAGTGCCCTTCTGTCCGAGGGCACACATGCAATGAAGATCGTTCTTTCCATGATGTGGCTGTTGGGCATCTCCATTAGCAGCACCGGTATTCATCAGGCCATGGGGAAACCCCGGGCTGCATTTTTCCTTGCCATACTAAGATGGGTGATACTGATTACTCCATTGATCTTTATTCTGCCACGTATCGGAGGACTGGGCCTGGATGGTATCTGGCTGGCTTTTCCTGTAGCTGACATGCTTGCAGCCTTTATTTCTTTACGGATTTTAACGCAAACCCTCAGAAAAAACAATATCCGTATCCGTCTTATACCAAAAATACCCCTCAGAAACCAAAACCGATTCTAA